The DNA region TCGCCGCCGGCGGGTCATTATCGATACTTCCGAAATTTCCCTGCGGGTCAACGAGCGTATGCCGCATATTCCAGTCCTGCGCCATACGTACTAAAGTGCCGTAGGTCGCCTGGTCGCCGTGCGGATGATAGTTACCGCCGGTATCGCCGACGATCTTGGCGCATTTTCTATGCTTGCTGCGAGGCCCTAAGTTAAGGTCGTTCATCGCGACAAGCACACGTCTTTGCGAAGGCTTCAATCCGTCTCGTACATCCGGCAGTGCCCTCGATACGATAACGCTCATCGCGTAGTTCATATACGAATTCTTCATCTCATCGAGAATTCGTTGTTCTTCAACTCGTTCCGTTTTCTTTGGTTCCTGCGTTTCGCTCATAAATCCTTTTATATCAATAAATTATGAATGTAGTGATATTTTAAAATTCCGACTTATTTATAAACGCTAAAGTGTATTATCAAAGTGGTTTGAAGTCAAGAATTTTAAATCGTATCCGAGCTTTGAGCCGGATTGTCAAAAACAGTTATGTGGTGAAAATTGGCTGAAAATCTTTTGCCGCTTTTTCGAGCTGCGAGGTTTGTTCTGCTGTGATTGTTCTGTAATTCGGAGCCAGTTCCATTGCCAAACGGAATAACTTTTCTTCTCCGGGCGGAAGGGCTGCTGTAATCCTCTGTGATAGTGTCCAGTTCAAAGCCAGTTTTGCCAACTCCGGGTCATCAAGCGGTTCATACCAGCATTTCGAATAGGCCTTCCTTTTCGGGGATTCGTCGTTATCCCACTTTTGTTTTGCCATCGCCTTAAGTGCAAGTATTCCCATATTGCGTTTTTTTGCTTCAGCCAGAACAGCCTGTTCGAATTTATTTCGAAAATGTGTGCAGAAATTGACCGGATAAAGAATCGTATCAAAATCAAATTCACGCATAGCCGTCAGAGCGGCTTGAGGTGAGTGAGCTGAAAAACCAATAAATCGAATTATCCCCGCCTTTTTGGCCTCAATAAACGTCTGAATCGCACCGTCTTTTGATAAGGCTCTTTTCACATCTTTTTCAACATCCGTCAGCGCATGTAATTGATAGAGTTCAAGATGATTTGTTTCAAGATGCTTTAGTGAATTATCCAGTTCCTCTTTCGCGCCCATGCGGTCCCGCAGAGCTGTTTTACAGGCAAGAAATACATTCTTGCGATGTGGTTTTAACGCAGGCCCAAGTTTTAGCTCGGCATCGCCGTAGGAAGGAGCAACGTCAAAATAATTAATCCCTTTTTCAAT from Planctomycetaceae bacterium includes:
- a CDS encoding aldo/keto reductase, whose protein sequence is MEEPFSKNIQTELPKRLLGQTGFKLSIIGMGGIVVMNSEPAHAAVIVQEAIEKGINYFDVAPSYGDAELKLGPALKPHRKNVFLACKTALRDRMGAKEELDNSLKHLETNHLELYQLHALTDVEKDVKRALSKDGAIQTFIEAKKAGIIRFIGFSAHSPQAALTAMREFDFDTILYPVNFCTHFRNKFEQAVLAEAKKRNMGILALKAMAKQKWDNDESPKRKAYSKCWYEPLDDPELAKLALNWTLSQRITAALPPGEEKLFRLAMELAPNYRTITAEQTSQLEKAAKDFQPIFTT